tgaacaattactgttgatatgctgaaatcaaaggatttggacaatttaaaaaaaaatgactccaaacgattactggattattaaaatacttgtcgattaatgtgataatcaattacttgtcgatGACAGCTTTAATACCAACTAAtgttgagagaaaaaagaaagtggtcggacaaatttgtgcaatatgtacgtatggtgttccgcagggttaaattctggggcctcggttgcccctgggttccatcttacgAAAACAGCGCCCGACCTTCAAAAGAACTATCTTAATTAATTTTCCAAATTTCTTCAGATACAAAAAGAGCTTAGGAGAAGCGAGCTAATTACCTGACTGAGACTCCTGATGTGCTTGGTGATGGGCTGCCTTCTGCCATGGATGCGGACACAACCCACCCAGAAGGCAACGCTAACTCTGCTCACAGCCATTCGCCACAGGGGCCGAAGCAACCCCAGTCAGTATGTTACCATCACCCGCAACAAGGCTGCTAAGTCACATAGATGATCCTCCAGATGGTCGCTGTTTTTAAAGCCAAACTACAGCTGTGGTTCCAGGCCCCTTTAGTACCTAACGAGAGAAAATCAACAAAAAGTTGAAACAGCAACTGTAGTGTTGTATTCAGTGCAGACGGGACAAACAAAGACGCAACATATTataccaggggtggccaagttcggtcctcgagagccactatccagcctgttttccatgtcttcctccttcagcgcagctgattctaatgatcagctcatcagcaagctttgcagaagcctgacaacgatcctgatcatgaatcaggtgtgttagtggagataaacatggaaaacaggctggatagtggctctcgaggaccaaacttggccacccgTATATTATACGTTTATATGTCATCCAAGGGTCACCAACCAATTTGAAACTGAAAACATACTTCTTGAGTACTGTTTGACCAATTaactttaaaatattaataattaatgatatTCCTATACAGTCTGCGGTATGGCACAGTGGTAGAGTGGTAGTCCCTCATTCATGAGGTTCTGTTCGATCCTTTTAGGGACCACAATGGAAATAAGCCTATggctttattgtgtttttatcccTTATCctatttcaatcaatcaaaactCACCCCTtttgaccatgtcgaagtgtggATGCattatacaacaaaaaaaaatgaattggtgttccaatacttttggaggggattGTATATGAAGACACTGCTCGTGATAGCATTAGCACCCcacattaatggcatttttccaattaatttcaattgatATATACAAGTAAATTGAGTCATAATATATACCCAAAAAAATCCACCGATTGACTGACAACGCCACTGATTGACAATTGTTGAGGCAATTATATcaactgttttacattaaaatgagAGTATTAATCGAATCCTATCTGTGACTAATTATGTTGATCATTGggtattgtttttattagcaATTTACAGTTAGCATttcagaaatttaaaaaaaatcaaccagaATGAACTAAAATGTAATTGAAAACAGCTCATGTATTATTACTTATTACGAAACAAACACTCTTTAAACTGCATGTTAGGTGATAGGGATTCATTGACACATTTAATAATGGTGCTCTTTAACGTCAATTAAGTTTGGAAAGTTGTCAGATATTTTATATTGTAATAATTGCAAGACAAGGGTTCTGTCAATGAAGAAAATTATGCATAgatcttcatttttttgcaacatttgcaTCCATGACTGCAGTGACATTTCAAAGACTCTACTAGCACATGACCTGCAGCAGACCACAAGCTTATAATAAGAACCCGTAGTGGCAGCTAAAATTGAATTAACCAGCCAAGAACAAACTACAACTGTTTCACATGCAGCATCTCCTCAAgtaagggagagaaaaaaaatgggagaaaaaatCTCCCCCGTGTATTCAGACAAGCTTCTTTTGCGTAATTATTCTGGTAACTTGTGAAGGACATGTCCTAATTTAATGACAAAGAATGCCCTAAATACATATCACAGTAAAATAGCTACTTTTGATCTAATCTGATCGCATAACAAAGACGGAATGTAATGTTACAATAATTTGACATTATTATGTTTCCTGAGAATAGACATGTACTATTATGTGATGGCATGGTTATGGGACAAGCTACATAATAGCgtgaaaaaataattcattcttTATAACTTCCATGCAAATGTGGTCGAATACAACATTATTTAACATAACTGAATCTCCTCAATGAAATGTTGGTGTCGTAATACATTATACAGTGGCATAAACTGTTCATATTAAGCAGACTTTAACTGCAAATCCACACTATTTTCGCAACTTTCCTCCAAAGAAGATTTCTCCAGCATTATCCCACACATTGACATGACTTTACATTAAGCCGGTTGGCTAGCGCTAGCAGGCTACTGACTAGGACTGGcaaatgctatgctaactaGCAGCGAGCTAGTCATAGACAGAAACGCCACTGCCATGTTAGCTTCAACTGAcgaaataatgtaataatacatCGGCCAAAGCTCTACTGACCAAAAGTTCTGCTGCATTCGCATATATGTTTATGTCAAATATAGGATAGTAAGCTTAATTGCAGCTAACTTACACAAGTGTCATCCAGTTGTGTGCCCTTGCCTTGCCAAACACGCCTCTCACAGGAAGGTGTAATGCTACCTTCAGGGACCGTGAGGAAATTGCTAGATTTTAGTTGCGCATTCCGCGTGTAGGACGTGTTTGTTACTAAAACTAGTTAAGGTCAGGGAATGTGCGAGATGTGTGGCGTAACAAGTCCGACTACGATTTTACTAAAATGTCTTTCATGTCTTTGACGTTAACGGAACGTGCCATTTTTGCAGTCTGGGCGGTGGTGTGTTTTGGGATCTCGGAAATAAAACAACTCCACATTCTGGCATCTTCTGTCCGAAAAGAAACGACTACATAACATACAACATTAATGACGATCCAGACTCCTTCATGCATTATTGAGTATAGTGAGCAATTCAGATTGTTCACGAATAACAGCTCGAGGCCTTAATTTGGATGTTctatcttaataataataataactacagtattagaattaataattaatttaattcaacagAAAATAATTGGCTACTTAGTTGTAGAATGTGATGTGATTTAATAAATcaagttcaatttaaaaaaaagaaatcaatttGAGACTGATGGCTCAATCACATATCTCgacaagaaaataataaaactcGCAATAAAACTGCTACCGATATAATAACAAAGGGAAGGCGCAACAAAGAcgcaagaaaaaaatgcttgttttgcTCCCCCCGCAAAAATTTTCACGCACAACATACTAGAGGCGGTAATGCACCATTATCCTGGTTTGTGTACCATCAATAAACAccaccgaagaagaaaaaacaagccgaagaagaaaaaacaagccGAAGAAGAAATATTTTCCCTTTGCTGGGCCGCATGACATTTGTGGCTCCGATACCGGTTTTGACTACGACGCTTGATTGAACGCTCAAATTACGAAACAAAATGCCCAAGAAGGGGAAAGAAGAACCAGAGTGGGTGGGCGATGAAAATCCCCCGACAACAGGTCAGATAAAATGGTCATTAGGGTGGCTAGGTAGCAAAGCTAGCAGCCGGCGAGGCGGTAactcaaacaaacaagaaaaaaaaaagtaacttgttGGCGTAAAGTCGACATTGTATCGTTAACGCATATCGTTGTAATCTGAACTGTTTGGGTCTTTGGGTTTTGCTCAACCTAGTATCATTAGTGAAAATTGTTCACTTTACCAACTAAAACAACAAGTTTAATCCACGTTGTAATGGGTGTCATCGACCAAACGCGCATAAATACCTCAGGTAGTATGAATGCCTATTTATATAACACATGGTGTTGGGTTTGTGTTGAGTCAGACGTAGCGTTATCTTGACGTTAGCTGCGACGCGTCTTACTCGAGTCGTGAAAATGATGCAATGCTATAATAACCATGGATAATGACAGCTGCGTTAACaatgtaaatgtttgttggaCTCCTTtcgataattaagtaataaagTTGCCAAATACTGTCGAAAACGTTATTGGTAAAGGGTACATGCTATTTAATAATTAAGTAGAAATACAGATACTAGtgcaaaaaaagtctaaaaaaaatgaatacagttGTGCATaatgaaaagtatttttaccaTGTGTTGAAGGAATCTATTtatgtttcactttttgaactAATCTAatagaataaatgaaaaattatcACACACTCTAATTTATTGAAATGCGCCTTTATGGTCTTTGTCTGGCAGCTATTAATAgctattcaaatatttttccaggtattgactttttgttgtaattttactACACTGTCGTAATACCTAACATGTGGTTCATAAGTTTACCACAATATGCTCTTTCACCCCACAGAAAAAGCTGTGAAAAGGGGGAAGAAAGATAAAAAgggcaaaaaaagtgtgagtACTTGTCAAAGTGtcaatttacttatttatagTTGTTTAATCGCTAAACTTCATCACACTTGTATTGTGTTTTCCTTCAGTTTTTTGAAGAACTCCAGACTGAGGACAAGGAAGCTGAGGTTCCTGTAAAAGATGCAAAACAGGTGATCTAGGCTTGGAGTAGCTTCATAtgcgatttatatccacatactcAAGAGGCTGGGGTCAGATTTGAGGAGGGGGGCGGGGAAAATAATGAGATACGTGTCACATATGAGCAAACATAGCCTTTAACAATTTTGGCAAAGTCCATGAAATCTTCcatccaattattttatttattttttatgttatgtaGGTTTTTAAGGTATAATTTCTTTTGATGTTTCGGGTGTTGGTTTTTTCTGTCCTTGGTTTCCTAATTTTCGGTTTCAACCAAGAACTTTTATTTTGGTGCATTTCTAGTATACACGAGTCTTACATAACCTGTCGCCAAAGtcagtgtttttaaatgtgtcccCTGTTTTAGCAGCTAAATTCAGTGCTCTCAATGACATCTTTTCAGCCtcataaaaagaagaaggacCGCCGAAAAGGTGGAGATGCAGGCAATGACAGCGATGACGATGTCATGCTGAAGCTTAAAAAGCTCTCGGTACAAGCTAGTGATGAGGAGGATGAGCTTGGTAGGAAGCCTGGTGACCAAAGTTATTCTGTCAAATGTATTCATCGCagtcattaaataaaatgccttttttttcttcccacagTTGTCGCCGCCAAGAAGggaaacaagaagaagaaggtttGCCACCGTCTGTTACCACCAACATTGCCAAAGGCTCTCTACATGCCGGCTAAGCAAACCATTTGTGTTGTTCTGCAGGGTGGTAACCTTTTTACAGCTCTAAGCCAGGGTATGAGTGATGATGAACACAACTCTGATTTGGATGAGGAAGATGAACCAGTAAAAAAGGTGCCGTGTTACTCTTCACATGCTGTTacttgaagttttttttatatgtacttTAGTTAaatagtcatttaaaaacattttccatcgttaatgtgacctatagctgtacaactcaactgaaaaaaaacatctttgagAGAGGGGAACTGGAAATAACTGAGGTAATTGCACCGATGTGCACACCCTTACAAATGTAGATGTGGTTGTTTAAAATTaactaatcacattcaaaatcacCTGACACAATTTAAAGCCTCTGATTAATCCCAAACAAGGGTCCGATTGTGCATGTTTTTtcagttcttttttctttttttctccctttttcaACTGTCTAAATTATTTCCGGTTTTGATTTCAGTTGAGTTGTACTGGGTAAAAAAAGGTTTTACTGGGGAAAACCTTTTTAAACAGTGTGTATGCTTTTTATAGCTACTGTGTGcatatgtaaatatttaaatggGAGTAAACAATATAAACTTttggttagtttgttttttaaatacattttccatcaTTTGAGTTTGAAGGTGCAtaaaccaaaataaacaaaagagaaGTGGATCTAAACTGTATGACAGAAGGCACAgccacatttaaaatatatttttgataatacAATACAGGTATATAATtgcaaaattttatatttgtcttttaaatatttcattataatttttagAGTATAATGCTACAGTTTGTGCATTTTGCATACAGGAGGCTGAGAAGGGCAAGAAAAAAGATAAAGCTAAACCTAAGGTGAAGGTGGGTGCTCTGCGGGTGCTCTTTTTTGATGTTTCCTGAATTAAACAACTTCTTTGTTCACTCTTAACTTCTGTTGTTCTAATAATTctatgtatttgttttcttttttgcatgCCCAGCTATCACCTCTTGTGCATGACAGTTAATAGAGTTATGCTATTGCTTgtatgtgcatgtttgtttttttgtttgtttgttattttttcatgctttttttGCCTGACAAATATTTCAGTTTACTTTTTCTTTATAGTTTCCGGAGAATGATGAGGATGAGAAGCCAAAGGACAAAATGAAAGCAGTTGTATGTAATgtgttttaagtgttttttccccacattgGTTTTCATCAATTGACATTATTTCACTATGATGCTCATTTCAAATGTCCCTATAGAAAAAGAAACCCGTTGAGGAATCGCGTCATGACGATGAAGACGAGGGGGACAATAGTGACATGGATGACATGATGATGGTTTGTATGCTCTAGTAGTCGTTTTGGCTCTTTCTTTTCTAtgggtgtgtgttttaaatgtttatttgtgtcaAAGCAGAGTGCTGAGGATGTCATCGCAGAGGAGGCCAAACAGCAACAAGACGATGACCCCTTTTCTAACCTTAGcaagaaggagaaaaagaagaagaaaaaattggtAAATTAACTTGAAATGTGTTTGTACATCCCTTCAACGTCCAGTAGAGATATGTAGAGGTACAGTGTTTGATAATATGTATCAAATAAGATAAAAGTACTAACTAATGGGACCATAAAATTCTACACAACAGAAATTGCACTGGCTTCAACAATACTTCATaacaataatttcaataaaacaatatttactcAGTATAAAGACAAATGGATTATGTTTCTGTTGGCTCTCTTTATTTGGGTTTTATGTTGTGCTAGATTTGAATGTGTCTGTGTGCACATTATAGATGGAGTATGAGCGTCAGGTGGCAAGTCTCCGTGCCCAGAGTGCCTTGGAAGGAGATTTCTCAATTTCTCAAGCTGAAATATCATCCAGACAGGCCATGCTAGAGAACGCTTCGGATATCAAGGTAACGCTCTGCTTTATGAATGATGACGTCATTGCCTTTCTTAACAAAGGTTTCCCCTTAAATTGTATTCATTCCCTCACACAAAGTCATTTTCTGTGTTGAGTAGCTAGAAAGGTTCAGCATTTCTGCCCACGGCAAAGAGCTTTTTGTCAACGCTGACCTCCTTATTGTGGCGGGAAGAAGATATGGTTTAGTTGGACCAAATGGgtaagttccttttttttcccactattaactcattcactcccagccattttcactgaagcaacacccttcactcctggctgttttactggattttgactgattttgcaagtcccacagaatattgtgctctattgctatacaaacatggaacccacccaaagaaagattaaagaaaaagtacatttgtatctgtttccgttttgcagcagttggcattagaatatagctaggtttcatcattattcacaaagctgttgaaaacattgggaaaaagagcttgttgcaacatcgctctggttgatctcttatactctgctgccacctgctgaccattttttgtaataactaccattgctttaagcgacatcttcaggtcagaagctgcatcaaagccttctgtatgctctagaacACATTGTCAAACTCcgatcctcgagggccgaagtcctgcaggttttggaggtttcccgcttccaacacaagctgatttcaATCAGCAGGAActttatcaggcttatgcagagcttgctgatgagctgatcatatatcagctgtgttgcaaAAGGGAaccatccaaaacctgcagtattcatttttattttattttttaagtataaatacatttttgggagtgaaggacaaagtattaaaaaacatatttatatgtttttgggtttgaatgagttaaaatttgtGGTCTTCAAATTATGACAGCAACTAAGACTTTGGCAGCCACAATCATGACTCAATGCTGATTGGCTGCTAATGACAGTGTTGCACATCTCGCTATACCAATTTTTCACAAATACAGTTGTCCTCAATTGGAGGAGACACAAACGTGCAGCAAAGAGTCTCTTTGAAATAACTGTTTACGTTGGTCTCTTAGAATTTTTGGGGACAGGAATTTGAATCCAAACGGATCCTTAGCTCCATGTTTGTGCCACCTACAGCTGCATGACAACAGTGAAAGTCACCAACATGGTACTTACTATGCCTAGCctgggtataaaaaaaaaacaaccaaccaaATTTTAACTGTTTTCTTCTAGCAAAGGAAAGACCACATTACTGAAGCACATAGCCAACCGAGCTTTGAGCATTCCCCCCAATATCGACGTGCTGCTGTGTGAGCAAGGTAAGAAGTTAACGTCTCTACTATCTTGTTGGCAAAGTCCTCACTTCCATTCACACACGCTCATGCAATTGTGTGCAATCAGAGGTGGTGGCTGACGATACGCCAGCAGTTCAGGCAGTGCTGAAGGCTGACACTCGCCGCCTGAAGCTGCTGCAGGAGGAGAAGCAGCTTCAGGCTCGTCTGGAGAAAGGAGAGGACAGTGTGGCAGAAAGACTAGACAAGGTGAGCATAACAAATGTAGTATCATTTCAGATTTGGAACACCTCTAGCCTGTATTGTGTACGTCTAAATATGTTACCTTTTTTATCAGGTCTATGAGGAGCTGAGAGTGATTGGAGCTGCAGCAGCTGAGCCCAAGGCAAGAAGAATTTTGGCTGGCTTGTCATTTACCCCAGAGATGCAGAACAGACCCACCAAAAGGTTCTCAGGAGGTTGGAGAATGAGGGTCTCCCTTGCCAGGTAGACCTGAACTCACTTGTGTGTGAAACTGATTGACTCTCATTGACTTGTGAAGTTTTTCCTCAT
The sequence above is drawn from the Vanacampus margaritifer isolate UIUO_Vmar chromosome 17, RoL_Vmar_1.0, whole genome shotgun sequence genome and encodes:
- the abcf1 gene encoding ATP-binding cassette sub-family F member 1 isoform X5, producing the protein MPKKGKEEPEWVGDENPPTTEKAVKRGKKDKKGKKSFFEELQTEDKEAEVPVKDAKQPHKKKKDRRKGGDAGNDSDDDVMLKLKKLSVQASDEEDELVVAAKKGNKKKKGGNLFTALSQGMSDDEHNSDLDEEDEPVKKFPENDEDEKPKDKMKAVKKKPVEESRHDDEDEGDNSDMDDMMMQSAEDVIAEEAKQQQDDDPFSNLSKKEKKKKKKLMEYERQVASLRAQSALEGDFSISQAEISSRQAMLENASDIKLERFSISAHGKELFVNADLLIVAGRRYGLVGPNGKGKTTLLKHIANRALSIPPNIDVLLCEQEVVADDTPAVQAVLKADTRRLKLLQEEKQLQARLEKGEDSVAERLDKVYEELRVIGAAAAEPKARRILAGLSFTPEMQNRPTKRFSGGWRMRVSLARALFMEPTLLMLDEPTNHLDLNAVIWLNNYLQGWKKTLLIVSHDQSFLDDVCTDIMHLDNQKLYYYRGNYLTFKKMYVQKQKELQKQYDKQEKKLKDLKAGGKSTKQAEKQTKEALTRKQQKGKKKGGQEEESHETTELLKRPKEYTVKFTFPNPPPLSPPILGLHSVDFCYVDQKPLFKNVDFGIDMESRICIVGPNGVGKSTLLLLLNGKLNPTKGEMRKNHRLKIGFFNQQYADQLNMEENPTEYLMRNFNLPYQDGRKCLGRFGLESHAHTIQISKLSGGQKARVVFAELSCRQPDVLILDEPTNNLDIESIDALSEAINEYKGAVIIVSHDARLITETQCQLWVVENCSVNQIDGDFDDYKREVLESLGETMVNKVNP
- the abcf1 gene encoding ATP-binding cassette sub-family F member 1 isoform X6 encodes the protein MPKKGKEEPEWVGDENPPTTEKAVKRGKKDKKGKKSFFEELQTEDKEAEVPVKDAKQPHKKKKDRRKGGDAGNDSDDDVMLKLKKLSVQASDEEDELVVAAKKGNKKKKGGNLFTALSQGMSDDEHNSDLDEEDEPVKKFPENDEDEKPKDKMKAVKKKPVEESRHDDEDEGDNSDMDDMMMSAEDVIAEEAKQQQDDDPFSNLSKKEKKKKKKLMEYERQVASLRAQSALEGDFSISQAEISSRQAMLENASDIKLERFSISAHGKELFVNADLLIVAGRRYGLVGPNGKGKTTLLKHIANRALSIPPNIDVLLCEQEVVADDTPAVQAVLKADTRRLKLLQEEKQLQARLEKGEDSVAERLDKVYEELRVIGAAAAEPKARRILAGLSFTPEMQNRPTKRFSGGWRMRVSLARALFMEPTLLMLDEPTNHLDLNAVIWLNNYLQGWKKTLLIVSHDQSFLDDVCTDIMHLDNQKLYYYRGNYLTFKKMYVQKQKELQKQYDKQEKKLKDLKAGGKSTKQAEKQTKEALTRKQQKGKKKGGQEEESHETTELLKRPKEYTVKFTFPNPPPLSPPILGLHSVDFCYVDQKPLFKNVDFGIDMESRICIVGPNGVGKSTLLLLLNGKLNPTKGEMRKNHRLKIGFFNQQYADQLNMEENPTEYLMRNFNLPYQDGRKCLGRFGLESHAHTIQISKLSGGQKARVVFAELSCRQPDVLILDEPTNNLDIESIDALSEAINEYKGAVIIVSHDARLITETQCQLWVVENCSVNQIDGDFDDYKREVLESLGETMVNKVNP
- the abcf1 gene encoding ATP-binding cassette sub-family F member 1 isoform X4, which gives rise to MPKKGKEEPEWVGDENPPTTEKAVKRGKKDKKGKKSFFEELQTEDKEAEVPVKDAKQPHKKKKDRRKGGDAGNDSDDDVMLKLKKLSVQASDEEDELVVAAKKGNKKKKGGNLFTALSQGMSDDEHNSDLDEEDEPVKKEAEKGKKKDKAKPKFPENDEDEKPKDKMKAVKKKPVEESRHDDEDEGDNSDMDDMMMSAEDVIAEEAKQQQDDDPFSNLSKKEKKKKKKLMEYERQVASLRAQSALEGDFSISQAEISSRQAMLENASDIKLERFSISAHGKELFVNADLLIVAGRRYGLVGPNGKGKTTLLKHIANRALSIPPNIDVLLCEQEVVADDTPAVQAVLKADTRRLKLLQEEKQLQARLEKGEDSVAERLDKVYEELRVIGAAAAEPKARRILAGLSFTPEMQNRPTKRFSGGWRMRVSLARALFMEPTLLMLDEPTNHLDLNAVIWLNNYLQGWKKTLLIVSHDQSFLDDVCTDIMHLDNQKLYYYRGNYLTFKKMYVQKQKELQKQYDKQEKKLKDLKAGGKSTKQAEKQTKEALTRKQQKGKKKGGQEEESHETTELLKRPKEYTVKFTFPNPPPLSPPILGLHSVDFCYVDQKPLFKNVDFGIDMESRICIVGPNGVGKSTLLLLLNGKLNPTKGEMRKNHRLKIGFFNQQYADQLNMEENPTEYLMRNFNLPYQDGRKCLGRFGLESHAHTIQISKLSGGQKARVVFAELSCRQPDVLILDEPTNNLDIESIDALSEAINEYKGAVIIVSHDARLITETQCQLWVVENCSVNQIDGDFDDYKREVLESLGETMVNKVNP
- the abcf1 gene encoding ATP-binding cassette sub-family F member 1 isoform X3 translates to MPKKGKEEPEWVGDENPPTTEKAVKRGKKDKKGKKSFFEELQTEDKEAEVPVKDAKQPHKKKKDRRKGGDAGNDSDDDVMLKLKKLSVQASDEEDELVVAAKKGNKKKKGGNLFTALSQGMSDDEHNSDLDEEDEPVKKEAEKGKKKDKAKPKFPENDEDEKPKDKMKAVKKKPVEESRHDDEDEGDNSDMDDMMMQSAEDVIAEEAKQQQDDDPFSNLSKKEKKKKKKLMEYERQVASLRAQSALEGDFSISQAEISSRQAMLENASDIKLERFSISAHGKELFVNADLLIVAGRRYGLVGPNGKGKTTLLKHIANRALSIPPNIDVLLCEQEVVADDTPAVQAVLKADTRRLKLLQEEKQLQARLEKGEDSVAERLDKVYEELRVIGAAAAEPKARRILAGLSFTPEMQNRPTKRFSGGWRMRVSLARALFMEPTLLMLDEPTNHLDLNAVIWLNNYLQGWKKTLLIVSHDQSFLDDVCTDIMHLDNQKLYYYRGNYLTFKKMYVQKQKELQKQYDKQEKKLKDLKAGGKSTKQAEKQTKEALTRKQQKGKKKGGQEEESHETTELLKRPKEYTVKFTFPNPPPLSPPILGLHSVDFCYVDQKPLFKNVDFGIDMESRICIVGPNGVGKSTLLLLLNGKLNPTKGEMRKNHRLKIGFFNQQYADQLNMEENPTEYLMRNFNLPYQDGRKCLGRFGLESHAHTIQISKLSGGQKARVVFAELSCRQPDVLILDEPTNNLDIESIDALSEAINEYKGAVIIVSHDARLITETQCQLWVVENCSVNQIDGDFDDYKREVLESLGETMVNKVNP
- the abcf1 gene encoding ATP-binding cassette sub-family F member 1 isoform X2, coding for MPKKGKEEPEWVGDENPPTTEKAVKRGKKDKKGKKSFFEELQTEDKEAEVPVKDAKQPHKKKKDRRKGGDAGNDSDDDVMLKLKKLSVQASDEEDELVVAAKKGNKKKKGGNLFTALSQGMSDDEHNSDLDEEDEPVKKEAEKGKKKDKAKPKVKFPENDEDEKPKDKMKAVKKKPVEESRHDDEDEGDNSDMDDMMMSAEDVIAEEAKQQQDDDPFSNLSKKEKKKKKKLMEYERQVASLRAQSALEGDFSISQAEISSRQAMLENASDIKLERFSISAHGKELFVNADLLIVAGRRYGLVGPNGKGKTTLLKHIANRALSIPPNIDVLLCEQEVVADDTPAVQAVLKADTRRLKLLQEEKQLQARLEKGEDSVAERLDKVYEELRVIGAAAAEPKARRILAGLSFTPEMQNRPTKRFSGGWRMRVSLARALFMEPTLLMLDEPTNHLDLNAVIWLNNYLQGWKKTLLIVSHDQSFLDDVCTDIMHLDNQKLYYYRGNYLTFKKMYVQKQKELQKQYDKQEKKLKDLKAGGKSTKQAEKQTKEALTRKQQKGKKKGGQEEESHETTELLKRPKEYTVKFTFPNPPPLSPPILGLHSVDFCYVDQKPLFKNVDFGIDMESRICIVGPNGVGKSTLLLLLNGKLNPTKGEMRKNHRLKIGFFNQQYADQLNMEENPTEYLMRNFNLPYQDGRKCLGRFGLESHAHTIQISKLSGGQKARVVFAELSCRQPDVLILDEPTNNLDIESIDALSEAINEYKGAVIIVSHDARLITETQCQLWVVENCSVNQIDGDFDDYKREVLESLGETMVNKVNP
- the abcf1 gene encoding ATP-binding cassette sub-family F member 1 isoform X1, which codes for MPKKGKEEPEWVGDENPPTTEKAVKRGKKDKKGKKSFFEELQTEDKEAEVPVKDAKQPHKKKKDRRKGGDAGNDSDDDVMLKLKKLSVQASDEEDELVVAAKKGNKKKKGGNLFTALSQGMSDDEHNSDLDEEDEPVKKEAEKGKKKDKAKPKVKFPENDEDEKPKDKMKAVKKKPVEESRHDDEDEGDNSDMDDMMMQSAEDVIAEEAKQQQDDDPFSNLSKKEKKKKKKLMEYERQVASLRAQSALEGDFSISQAEISSRQAMLENASDIKLERFSISAHGKELFVNADLLIVAGRRYGLVGPNGKGKTTLLKHIANRALSIPPNIDVLLCEQEVVADDTPAVQAVLKADTRRLKLLQEEKQLQARLEKGEDSVAERLDKVYEELRVIGAAAAEPKARRILAGLSFTPEMQNRPTKRFSGGWRMRVSLARALFMEPTLLMLDEPTNHLDLNAVIWLNNYLQGWKKTLLIVSHDQSFLDDVCTDIMHLDNQKLYYYRGNYLTFKKMYVQKQKELQKQYDKQEKKLKDLKAGGKSTKQAEKQTKEALTRKQQKGKKKGGQEEESHETTELLKRPKEYTVKFTFPNPPPLSPPILGLHSVDFCYVDQKPLFKNVDFGIDMESRICIVGPNGVGKSTLLLLLNGKLNPTKGEMRKNHRLKIGFFNQQYADQLNMEENPTEYLMRNFNLPYQDGRKCLGRFGLESHAHTIQISKLSGGQKARVVFAELSCRQPDVLILDEPTNNLDIESIDALSEAINEYKGAVIIVSHDARLITETQCQLWVVENCSVNQIDGDFDDYKREVLESLGETMVNKVNP